The following nucleotide sequence is from Dialister pneumosintes.
AGAGTATAAAAAGTTAACACCTCGTCAATATGCTGCTTATGCTCCTATTCAAGGGTATCAAGGATATTTAGAGGCATGTATTGAGCAATGTTTTTGTTCTTCACGTCCTGAAGGGTATATTCGTGCTGTATCTACATCCGGCGGCACAGGAGTTCTTCATCATGCAGTACATAACTATAGTGCTATCGGAGATGAAATTCTTATTTCTGATTGGCACTGGGGGGCATACGATAGTGTTATTCAAGATAATCTTCGTAAAATTCGTACTTTTTCTTTAATTAATGAAGAAGGACATTTTGATAGTGTAGATTTTAAGAAACAAGTTGAATATTTAGTAAGTAAGCAACAGAATACCGTTATTTTATTTAATGGTATTGCTAATAATCCGACCGGATTTTGTTTAACAATTGAAGAGTGGCAACTTGCAGTGAATATTATACGAGAATCAGTAGAAGGTACTGACAAAAATATTATATTTGTACCGGATGTTGCATATCTTGATTATAGTGGTGAAAAAGAAGAATGTAGAAGATTTTTTAAAGTTTTCAGTAATTTACCAAAAAACATTTTAACGATTGTTGCATATACTTTGAGTAAAGGTTTTACTATTTATGGACAACGTATGGGAGCCATGATTGCGGTTACTTCTGATGAAGGAGTTGCACAAGAATTTGTAGATATTAACCAGTATTCGAGTCGTGCTACTTGGTCAAATGGTAATAGTGCACCACAACAAGCTATGATTTCTATTTGTAAAGATGCGGAAAAAGTTAAAAGATTAGATTTGGAGCGTAAGCAATATTTTGAATTAATTCAGCAACGAGCAGATATTTTTATGAAAGAAGCTCAAGAATGCAATATTAAGTTTGTTCCTTACATATCCGGTTTCTTTATTACTATTCCGGTAGATGGTGCACAAGCAGTTTGTGATAAACTACAGGAAGAAAATATATTTATGGTTCCATTAAAGAAAGGGATTCGTTTAGCGGTATGTTCTGTTTCAAAGAAGAAAATGACAGGGCTTGCTGCTAAATTGAGAGAAGCAATGGACGCAGTAGGTGCTAAACAGTAAAAATTATTTAGAGTTTATTATTATGGAGAGTCAGAGTTATCCAATTAAACTTTGACTCTCGTTTTATTTAGGAGGCAAGAATGGGAAGCCTTTTGGCAGCAGTGAATGCAATACTTTCTTTTATTACACCCATATCTGATTTTTTCTGGGACTTTCCTAAAAATTTTGAATGGTATAGAGAAATTCCTCTTTTAGGAGATTTTTCACTGGCAATTATTGTATTGGTAGGTTCCGGTATTTATTTCACATTAAGTTTGGGTTTTATACAAATCAAATATTTTAAAAAAGGTATCAAACTTTTAATTCAACATAAACAAATACAGTCCGGTATATCACCGTTAACTGCATTTTTTCTTAGTTCAGCAATGAGAGTGGGACCGGGTAATATTATTGGTGTAACGGGAGCTATTGCGACAGGCGGTCCCGGTGCTCTATTTTGGATGTGGATATCTGCTTTTTTTGGTATGGCGACTGCTTATACAGAAAGTGTGTTATCACAGTTGTTTAAAGAAAAACGTGGAGATGTATACGTAGGAGGACTTCCCTTTTATGCACGCCAATTATTAGGAAATAAAGCATGGATCGGAGTGGTATTGTCTTGTATTTATATTCTTTACGCCATGTTTTGTCTTCCCGCACAAGGATTTAATGTAGTATCTTCTATGGGAGCTATAGCAGAAATTTTTATAGGGAACTCGATTTCGGTACAATCAAGTTTTTATTATATTGTTTCGACTATCGTTATTATACTGGCGGCAGTTATTGCTTTTGGCGGGATTAAGCGAGTAACAAAAGCTACTAATGCTATGGTTCCGATTATGGCTATTATCTACATATTGACAGTAGCTTTTCTTATTGTAACTAATACACATCGAATACCATATTTTTTCCAATCTGTATTCTCGGGGGCATTTACACCTGAAGCTATATTTGGAGGTGCATTTGGCACAGCTTTAGTACAGGGTGTTAAGAGAGGTCTGATGTCTAATGAAGCCGGACAAGGAACGATTACTATGGCCGCTGCTGCTGCGGATGCTCGACATCCCAGTGAACAGGGACTTATTGCGGCATTAGGGGTATTTTTAGATACACATATTATTTGTACGATGACAGGATTTATTGTTATTATGGGGCAACAATGGAATACTCCTGTATGGCAGCAATCGGGAACCTATCCTAAGTTTCTCTTATCAATTCATGCGATGGTACCGGGGGTTATAGATTCAATTGTTATGGGATTAGTTTCTTTATGTTTTTGTCTTTTTGCATATACGACTATGGTGGGGATGATTACTTTTTCTGAAATAGCAGCTAATCGAATTTCATCCTCTCCCGTATTTATTAACTGTATTCGGGGAACAGGCGTATTTGTAGCAGCTTTTGGTATTTTTTGTAATATTGCCGGATATGATTTGAGCAATCTTTGGGCTTTCTCCGATTTAGGGAATATTATTATCGTTTACTGTAATATTCCGTTATTATATATTGGATTTTGTTATGTTCGAAAAACTACATATACATACATGATAAATGAAAATAGATTCTGCTCCAAAGAGATTGGAATTAAAACCTCTTGTTGGAATGAGGAACATTTAAATACGTAAAACAAAAAGATACATTTCATAGAAATGTATCTTTTTGTTTTGCTGTTTAGTTAACAGATGCAAGTTCTGCTTCTTTTGCTTTGCGCTCTGCAATTTCCAAGTCAAAAGATTTTTGTAGACGTACATAGCTTTGACGGCGTGCACGTGCGTCATTCTCTGTTTTTTGGAATAAAGCTTCCGCTTGTTCCGGGAATAATTTCAGCAAAGAGGAGTAGCGAACTTCTCCTAGTAAGAAGTCATGGAAATTTCCTTTGGGTTCCCTACTATCTAAATGGAATGGGTTTTTTCCTTTTTCTAAAAGCGTTGGATTATAACGCCATGTACACCAATATCCACATTCTACAGCTGATTTTTCTTCATTGATGGTATTTCCCATGCCTTTACGTAGACCATGATTAATACATGGGCAATAACAGATAATTAAGGATGGTCCCGGATATGATTCTGCTTCAGAAATTGCTTTTAGTGCTTGGTTCATATCTGCACCTAAGGCAATTTGAGCAACATAAATGTATCCATAAGAAATTGCCATCATTCCTAAATCTTTTTTACGAGTTCTCTTGCCTGATGCGGCAAATTTTGCAATCGCAGCTGCAGGAGTAGCTTTAGAAGATTGTCCGCCGGTATTGGAGTATACTTCGGTATCTAATACCAAGATGTTGACGTCTTCGCCTGATGCGAGAACTTGATCAAGTCCTCCAAAGCCAATATCATATGCCCAACCATCTCCACCGAATATCCATTGGCTCTTTTTAATGAAATGATCTTTTAACTTAAGCAAGTCTTTATATTCAGGGTGAAGAGCTACTTCTTCTTCCAGTGCGGTTTCAAGTCTATCTGCATGAAGTCTGGTAGTGGCACCGATATCTTTATTTTCAAGCCAATTCTCCATAGCAGCTTTTACTTCGCCGGTGGCTTCAGGAAGTAAAGATTCTATTTTATTAATTACTCGGCTACGAAGTTTTTTCTCTCCAAGATACATACCTAATCCGAACTCTGCATTGTCTTCAAATAAAGAGTTTGCCCATGCAGGACCACAACCTTTATCGTCGGTGGTGTAAGGAATAGATGGAGCACTAGCACCAAATATAGAAGAACATCCTGTGGCATTAGCAATCATCATGCGATCACCAAATAGGTTGGTAATTAAATGAATGTATGGCGTTTCACCACAACCGGCGCAAGCACCGGAAAACTCAAAATATGTTGGTTGGAATTGGGATCCTCGTAATGTATTGGGTTTTAATGGATTTTCCTTTTGTGGTAAGGACATTGCATAATCCCAAAGAGGTTGTTTATCTATTTGGGTTTCAATAGGTTTCATGACTAACGCTTTTTCTTTTGCTGGACATACATTCGCACAAAGGTTACAACCATAGCAGTCTTCCGGATCTACTACAATGCGAAACTTAAGTCCTTTTTTAGGACCGGGGAAATCTTTTACAATAAATCCTTCCGGTGCATTAGCCACTTCTTCCTCTGTAACAAGTACCGGTCGGATAGCTGCATGTGGGCATACTACAGAACACTGATTACAGCTGATACAGTTTTCAGGAATCCATTCCGGTACAGAAATAGCTGTGGTTGGACGCTCATATTTAGTTGTACCCGGTAAGAAAGTACCGTCTTCCCAACCTTTAAATGCAGATACAGGTAAATCATCGCCTTCTTGTCGGTTCATTACATCACAAATTTCAGATACAAATTTAGGGCGAGGAATAGTCGATATAGAACCACCTGTAGTAGCATGCTTCCATTCCGGTGGAATAGTTACCTCATAAACACTTTGCATACCGGCATCTACTGCACGATTATTCATATCCACAATATGTTGACCTTTACGTCCATAAGAATGTTCTATGGATTCATAAAGTAATTCACAGGCTTTTTCATCAGGGATTATTCCGGTTAGATGGAAAAAAGCAGCTTGCATAATCATGTTAATACGACCGCCAAGACCAATTTCTTTGGCAATATCAAAAGCATTTACAATGTAAAAACGAGCATTCAATGCAGCTAATTTTCTCTTCATTGTTGCCGGTAATACATGATCAAGGTCTTCCGGTTTCCAACGGCTGTTTAATACAAATGTTCCACCGGGTTTGAGTCCACGGAGAAGATTGTATTTATAAATGTAAGATGGTCGATGACATGCAATATAGTTGGCTTGCGTAATTAGATACGGTTTACGAATAGGATTTGGGCCAAAACGTAAATGAGATATTGTTACACCAC
It contains:
- a CDS encoding alanine/glycine:cation symporter family protein; the protein is MGSLLAAVNAILSFITPISDFFWDFPKNFEWYREIPLLGDFSLAIIVLVGSGIYFTLSLGFIQIKYFKKGIKLLIQHKQIQSGISPLTAFFLSSAMRVGPGNIIGVTGAIATGGPGALFWMWISAFFGMATAYTESVLSQLFKEKRGDVYVGGLPFYARQLLGNKAWIGVVLSCIYILYAMFCLPAQGFNVVSSMGAIAEIFIGNSISVQSSFYYIVSTIVIILAAVIAFGGIKRVTKATNAMVPIMAIIYILTVAFLIVTNTHRIPYFFQSVFSGAFTPEAIFGGAFGTALVQGVKRGLMSNEAGQGTITMAAAAADARHPSEQGLIAALGVFLDTHIICTMTGFIVIMGQQWNTPVWQQSGTYPKFLLSIHAMVPGVIDSIVMGLVSLCFCLFAYTTMVGMITFSEIAANRISSSPVFINCIRGTGVFVAAFGIFCNIAGYDLSNLWAFSDLGNIIIVYCNIPLLYIGFCYVRKTTYTYMINENRFCSKEIGIKTSCWNEEHLNT
- a CDS encoding pyridoxal phosphate-dependent aminotransferase; this encodes MYSIAAEHAKGKFAQDNIFASNNKAVALADKLGNDKVINATVGSILDEEGNLVVLNVVQEEYKKLTPRQYAAYAPIQGYQGYLEACIEQCFCSSRPEGYIRAVSTSGGTGVLHHAVHNYSAIGDEILISDWHWGAYDSVIQDNLRKIRTFSLINEEGHFDSVDFKKQVEYLVSKQQNTVILFNGIANNPTGFCLTIEEWQLAVNIIRESVEGTDKNIIFVPDVAYLDYSGEKEECRRFFKVFSNLPKNILTIVAYTLSKGFTIYGQRMGAMIAVTSDEGVAQEFVDINQYSSRATWSNGNSAPQQAMISICKDAEKVKRLDLERKQYFELIQQRADIFMKEAQECNIKFVPYISGFFITIPVDGAQAVCDKLQEENIFMVPLKKGIRLAVCSVSKKKMTGLAAKLREAMDAVGAKQ
- the nifJ gene encoding pyruvate:ferredoxin (flavodoxin) oxidoreductase, which translates into the protein MDGNTAAAYISYAFTEVAAIYPITPSSTMAELVDEWAAHGKKNIFGDTVHVVEMQAESGAAGAFHGALESGALTSTYTASQGMLLMLPNMYKVAGELLPGVFHIAARALANHALSIFGDHQDVMAARATGCAILAESNPQEVMDLAGIAHLTAIKGRVPFINFFDGFRTSHEIQKIEVLEYEELKKLIDQKALTAFRNRSMTPNKPVIRGTAENPDVYFQHCEASNPFYLAIPDMVQEYMDKISALTGRNYHLFDYYGAPDAERVIVSIGSVSDVIKDVADILCENGEKVGMLNVHLYRPFSIKHFIEQLPKTVKKIAVLDRTREPGSIGEPLYLDVQSAIAGSDIDARVVGGRYGLGSKDVIPEDIMAVYKHLESDRPRHNFTLGIKDDVTHLSLAPISLPEKDDQCISCKFWGFGSDGTVGANKSAIKIIGDNTDMYAQGYFSYDSRKSGGVTISHLRFGPNPIRKPYLITQANYIACHRPSYIYKYNLLRGLKPGGTFVLNSRWKPEDLDHVLPATMKRKLAALNARFYIVNAFDIAKEIGLGGRINMIMQAAFFHLTGIIPDEKACELLYESIEHSYGRKGQHIVDMNNRAVDAGMQSVYEVTIPPEWKHATTGGSISTIPRPKFVSEICDVMNRQEGDDLPVSAFKGWEDGTFLPGTTKYERPTTAISVPEWIPENCISCNQCSVVCPHAAIRPVLVTEEEVANAPEGFIVKDFPGPKKGLKFRIVVDPEDCYGCNLCANVCPAKEKALVMKPIETQIDKQPLWDYAMSLPQKENPLKPNTLRGSQFQPTYFEFSGACAGCGETPYIHLITNLFGDRMMIANATGCSSIFGASAPSIPYTTDDKGCGPAWANSLFEDNAEFGLGMYLGEKKLRSRVINKIESLLPEATGEVKAAMENWLENKDIGATTRLHADRLETALEEEVALHPEYKDLLKLKDHFIKKSQWIFGGDGWAYDIGFGGLDQVLASGEDVNILVLDTEVYSNTGGQSSKATPAAAIAKFAASGKRTRKKDLGMMAISYGYIYVAQIALGADMNQALKAISEAESYPGPSLIICYCPCINHGLRKGMGNTINEEKSAVECGYWCTWRYNPTLLEKGKNPFHLDSREPKGNFHDFLLGEVRYSSLLKLFPEQAEALFQKTENDARARRQSYVRLQKSFDLEIAERKAKEAELASVN